The following proteins are co-located in the Spinactinospora alkalitolerans genome:
- a CDS encoding cytochrome P450, translated as MSLVRLPFEQSHPLRSAPVLRELQTRGPVHRVRTAVGDEAWLVTDHGQVRSLLDDDRLGRSHPDPANAARTGESALFGGPNGDHDTEHADHARMRALMQPHFSPRRMRELRPRVEALTSDLLDDLARQGPPADLNQALALPLPIAVICELLGVPYADRDRFRAWTRAAADVGDRARSEQGLADLFGYGRELVARKRREPGDDVISRLCATEGVGDDEAAMLGMALLFAGHETTVVAIGLGALFLLADPAQWRRLQADPDLVGSAVEEILRAPAKNTGGIPRYARTDLDIAGTPVRAGELVLLDTGAANHDPAVFADPDRFDVTRRAAGHLTFGHGARYCIGAPLARIELQAVFSQLIPRFPTMRPAVAVEELTFNSDVLTGGLTELPVTW; from the coding sequence ATGAGTCTCGTCCGACTGCCGTTCGAGCAGTCCCATCCGCTGCGCAGCGCACCGGTGCTGCGCGAACTGCAGACCCGCGGGCCCGTCCACCGGGTCCGCACCGCGGTCGGAGACGAAGCGTGGCTGGTCACCGATCACGGACAGGTGCGGAGCCTGCTGGACGACGACCGGCTCGGCCGCTCCCATCCCGACCCCGCGAACGCCGCCCGCACCGGGGAGTCGGCCCTGTTCGGCGGCCCGAACGGCGACCACGACACCGAGCACGCCGACCACGCGCGGATGCGGGCGCTGATGCAACCGCACTTCTCGCCCCGGCGGATGCGCGAGCTGCGCCCCCGCGTGGAGGCGCTCACCTCCGACCTGCTCGACGACCTCGCCCGGCAGGGCCCACCGGCCGACCTCAACCAGGCGCTGGCCCTGCCGCTGCCCATCGCGGTCATCTGCGAACTGCTCGGCGTGCCCTACGCCGACCGCGACCGCTTCCGCGCCTGGACCCGGGCCGCCGCCGACGTGGGCGACCGCGCCCGCTCCGAGCAAGGGCTGGCCGACCTGTTCGGCTACGGCCGGGAACTGGTGGCCCGCAAGCGGCGCGAGCCCGGCGACGACGTCATCTCCCGCCTGTGCGCGACCGAGGGCGTCGGCGACGACGAGGCCGCCATGCTGGGCATGGCCCTGCTGTTCGCCGGGCACGAGACCACGGTCGTGGCCATCGGACTGGGCGCCCTGTTCCTGCTGGCCGACCCCGCCCAGTGGCGGCGGCTGCAGGCCGACCCCGACCTCGTCGGCTCCGCGGTGGAGGAGATCCTGCGCGCGCCGGCCAAGAACACCGGCGGCATCCCCCGCTACGCCCGCACCGACCTCGACATCGCCGGCACCCCGGTGCGCGCGGGCGAACTGGTCCTGCTCGACACCGGTGCCGCCAACCACGATCCCGCCGTCTTCGCCGACCCCGACCGCTTCGACGTCACCCGGCGCGCGGCCGGCCACCTCACCTTCGGCCACGGCGCCCGCTACTGCATCGGCGCACCCCTGGCCCGCATCGAGCTGCAGGCCGTCTTCTCCCAGCTCATCCCGCGATTCCCCACCATGCGCCCGGCCGTGGCCGTGGAAGAGCTGACCTTCAACAGCGATGTGCTGACCGGCGGCCTGACCGAGCTGCCCGTGACCTGGTGA
- a CDS encoding DUF2795 domain-containing protein produces MVVTRREIAEHLEGAFGSGPLKRGQVISAAESQGARSDVLSVLGRLPDGFYPHLRSLWDHLPEVPRDAQPHVRRDS; encoded by the coding sequence ATGGTCGTCACACGACGGGAGATCGCCGAGCATCTGGAGGGCGCGTTCGGTTCCGGCCCCCTGAAACGGGGGCAGGTGATCAGCGCGGCGGAGTCGCAGGGAGCCCGCAGCGATGTGCTGAGCGTCCTCGGCCGGCTGCCCGATGGCTTCTACCCCCATCTGCGGAGTCTGTGGGATCACCTCCCCGAGGTCCCGCGCGATGCCCAGCCGCACGTCCGGCGGGATTCTTGA
- a CDS encoding MerR family transcriptional regulator: MGAEHMQIGEVAERTDLSLRTIRYYGEVGLVKPSARSKGGFRLYTGSDVERLLLIKRMKPLDFSLEETRDLLDVLDRLEAGDVTEQERTALMTRLDMFEEATAARCAALRRQLDMAREFENRLRAQRGRHEVRA; the protein is encoded by the coding sequence ATGGGCGCGGAGCACATGCAGATCGGTGAGGTGGCCGAACGCACGGACCTGTCGCTGCGGACGATCCGCTACTACGGTGAAGTGGGCCTGGTGAAGCCGTCGGCGCGCTCCAAGGGCGGATTCCGGCTCTACACCGGCTCCGATGTGGAGCGGCTGCTGCTGATCAAGCGGATGAAGCCGCTGGACTTCAGCCTGGAGGAGACCCGCGACCTGCTCGACGTCCTCGACCGGCTGGAGGCCGGCGACGTCACCGAGCAGGAACGCACCGCACTGATGACCCGGCTCGACATGTTCGAAGAGGCCACCGCGGCGCGCTGCGCGGCACTGCGCCGGCAACTGGACATGGCCCGGGAGTTCGAGAACCGGCTCCGGGCGCAGCGCGGCAGGCACGAGGTCCGCGCCTGA
- a CDS encoding peptide chain release factor 3 encodes MTAAETAANGAPAAEVTAEAARRRTFAVISHPDAGKSTLTEALALHAAAIASAGAVHGKGERRGVVSDWMEMERARGISITSAALRIDYDGHVLNLLDTPGHADFSEDTYRVLAAVDCAIMLLDSAKGLEPQTLKLFEVCRARRVPVITFVNKWDRPGREPLELLDEIEQRIGLRPTPLNWPVGIAGDFRGLIERPGGAYTKLERTPGGATRAREETLNAQQAARAEGPAWAQAGEELELLAEIGADYDQASFLAGASSPVLFGAALPNFGVAALLRTLIALAPAPSAQPDAGGRPRPVQAPFSGLVFKMQANMDKAHRDRMAFVRVCSGRFERGMVLTHAATGRPFATKYSQAVFGSQRHTIDTAYPGDVIALVNAAALRVGDTLYAGPKVEFAPIPSFAPEHFAVARATDAGRHKQFRRGIDQLDTEGVIQVLSSEVRGDQAPVLAAVGPLQFDVVAHRMAHEFRAPIELAHLDYSIARRTDAASAPALHALPGAEVLTRRSDHALLALIHNKWRLRVIQRDNPDLTTAPLLAGGLETQD; translated from the coding sequence GTGACTGCGGCAGAGACGGCGGCGAACGGAGCACCGGCCGCCGAGGTGACGGCCGAGGCGGCTCGTCGGCGTACGTTTGCGGTGATCTCGCATCCGGATGCGGGCAAGTCGACGTTGACCGAGGCGTTGGCGCTGCATGCGGCGGCCATCGCCTCGGCCGGGGCGGTGCACGGCAAGGGCGAGCGGCGCGGGGTGGTCTCGGACTGGATGGAGATGGAGCGCGCCCGCGGGATCTCCATCACCTCGGCGGCGCTGCGCATCGACTACGACGGCCACGTGCTGAACCTGCTGGACACCCCCGGCCACGCCGACTTCTCCGAGGACACCTACCGGGTGCTGGCCGCGGTGGACTGCGCGATCATGCTGCTGGACTCGGCCAAGGGCCTGGAGCCCCAGACCCTGAAGCTGTTCGAGGTGTGCCGGGCCCGGCGGGTCCCGGTGATCACCTTCGTCAACAAGTGGGACCGGCCCGGCCGCGAGCCGCTGGAGCTGCTCGATGAGATCGAGCAGCGCATCGGGCTGCGCCCCACCCCGCTGAACTGGCCGGTGGGCATCGCCGGGGACTTCCGCGGCCTGATCGAGCGGCCCGGCGGAGCCTACACCAAGCTGGAGCGCACCCCCGGCGGCGCCACCCGGGCCCGCGAGGAGACGCTGAACGCGCAGCAGGCCGCCCGGGCCGAGGGCCCGGCCTGGGCCCAGGCCGGCGAGGAACTCGAGCTGCTGGCCGAGATCGGCGCCGACTACGACCAGGCCTCCTTCCTGGCCGGGGCCTCCTCGCCGGTGCTGTTCGGCGCCGCGCTGCCCAACTTCGGCGTCGCCGCGCTGCTGCGCACCCTGATCGCCCTGGCCCCGGCCCCCTCGGCCCAGCCTGATGCCGGCGGCCGGCCGCGCCCGGTCCAGGCGCCGTTTTCGGGCCTGGTGTTCAAGATGCAGGCCAACATGGACAAGGCCCACCGCGACCGGATGGCGTTTGTGCGGGTGTGCTCGGGCCGCTTCGAGCGCGGCATGGTGCTCACCCACGCCGCCACCGGCCGCCCGTTCGCCACCAAGTACTCCCAGGCCGTGTTCGGCTCCCAGCGCCACACCATCGACACCGCCTACCCCGGCGACGTGATCGCCCTGGTCAACGCCGCCGCCCTGCGGGTCGGCGACACCCTCTACGCCGGGCCCAAGGTCGAGTTCGCGCCGATCCCCAGCTTCGCCCCCGAGCACTTCGCGGTGGCCCGCGCCACCGACGCCGGCCGCCACAAGCAGTTCCGCCGCGGCATCGACCAGCTCGACACCGAGGGCGTGATCCAGGTGCTGTCCTCTGAGGTGCGCGGCGACCAGGCCCCGGTGCTGGCCGCGGTGGGCCCGCTGCAGTTCGACGTGGTCGCCCACCGGATGGCCCACGAGTTCCGCGCCCCGATCGAGCTGGCCCACCTGGACTACAGCATCGCCCGCCGCACCGACGCCGCCTCCGCGCCCGCCCTGCACGCCCTGCCCGGCGCCGAGGTCCTGACCCGCCGCTCCGACCACGCACTCCTGGCACTCATCCACAACAAGTGGCGGCTGCGCGTGATCCAACGCGACAACCCCGACCTGACCACCGCCCCCCTCCTCGCCGGCGGCCTCGAAACCCAGGACTAG
- a CDS encoding HelD family protein, which produces MPERAPDPAVDPEIRSERAFLADARAALGRMHEDVVTTETVQDSSEDADYTFTNRLLASDRQRRAEALVDLPDVPLFFGRLDYPPGAVYEADPADPPSATRAPEADRVYIGRRHVHDADATPLIVDWRARISAAFYRAGRDDPQGVLLRRRYGFSDTAELTAYEDEPLSAPGGPAAESGSADTLLAAEIERPRTGPMRDIVATIQPEQDHLVRAPLRPTLCVQGAPGTGKTAVGLHRIAYLLYTERDRLRQDGGVAIVGPNRSFLSYIRNVLPALGEVGVRQATVEELIDRVPVRRDEEPHAARVKGDARMAEVIRRALWAQPRPLEETLVVERGSRKWRLHPEELAEVLTELRGRGIGYGAGPNLLVQRIAHLVMRQIENAGEPCDSGTLTELRRNRAISAAVRRMWPKADPVRLLLALLTDRDRLARAADGVLTAEEQEAVLLPGRPRGPKSAKWSTADLALIDEAAALIERPATMGHIVVDEAQDLSPMQCRAIGRRCTRGSLTVLGDIAQGTGPWAVGDWSSLLEHLGQPDAHVAVLERGFRVPAQIIDYAARLLPQIAPGLGAPTGVRRAPGALRVTEAARDDRLGALALACREALKGDGSVGLVAADADAAAIHERLLAEGLEAGLLGGAEDALEATRLVCVPAALAKGLEFDSVIVAEPARIAAAEPRGLHRLYVALTRAVSGLHIVHTDPLPQALRDARG; this is translated from the coding sequence ATGCCCGAACGCGCGCCCGATCCCGCCGTCGACCCCGAGATCCGCTCCGAACGCGCCTTCCTCGCCGACGCCCGAGCCGCCTTGGGGCGCATGCACGAGGACGTCGTCACCACCGAGACCGTGCAGGACAGCTCCGAGGACGCCGACTACACGTTCACCAACCGACTGCTGGCCTCCGACCGGCAGCGGCGCGCCGAAGCCCTCGTCGACCTGCCCGACGTGCCGCTGTTCTTCGGACGGCTGGACTACCCGCCCGGCGCCGTCTACGAGGCCGATCCCGCCGACCCGCCGTCGGCGACCCGCGCGCCCGAGGCCGACCGGGTCTACATCGGGCGGCGCCACGTGCACGACGCCGACGCCACGCCCCTGATCGTGGACTGGCGGGCGCGGATCTCCGCCGCGTTCTACCGGGCCGGCCGCGACGACCCGCAGGGGGTGCTGCTGCGGCGCCGCTACGGCTTCTCCGACACCGCCGAGCTCACCGCCTACGAGGACGAGCCGCTGTCGGCTCCCGGCGGCCCCGCCGCGGAGTCCGGGTCGGCCGACACGCTGCTGGCCGCCGAGATCGAGCGCCCCCGCACCGGCCCGATGCGCGACATCGTCGCCACCATCCAGCCCGAGCAGGACCACCTGGTCCGGGCACCGCTGCGCCCCACCCTGTGCGTGCAGGGCGCCCCGGGCACCGGCAAGACCGCCGTGGGCCTGCACCGCATCGCCTACCTGCTCTACACCGAGCGCGACCGGCTCCGCCAGGACGGCGGCGTGGCCATCGTCGGGCCGAACCGCTCCTTCCTGTCCTACATCCGCAACGTGCTGCCCGCACTCGGCGAGGTCGGCGTCCGCCAGGCCACCGTCGAGGAGCTGATCGACCGGGTGCCCGTGCGCCGCGACGAGGAACCGCACGCCGCGCGGGTCAAGGGCGACGCCCGCATGGCCGAGGTCATCCGGCGCGCCCTGTGGGCGCAGCCGCGGCCGCTGGAGGAGACCCTGGTCGTGGAGCGCGGCTCGCGCAAGTGGCGGCTCCACCCGGAAGAGCTGGCCGAGGTGCTCACCGAGCTGCGCGGCCGCGGCATCGGCTACGGCGCGGGCCCCAACCTGCTCGTCCAGCGCATCGCGCACCTGGTGATGCGCCAGATCGAGAACGCGGGCGAGCCGTGCGACTCCGGCACGCTCACCGAGTTGCGCCGCAACCGGGCGATCAGCGCCGCGGTGCGGCGGATGTGGCCCAAGGCCGACCCGGTCCGGCTGCTGCTCGCCCTGCTCACCGACCGCGACCGGCTGGCCCGCGCCGCCGACGGCGTCCTCACCGCCGAGGAGCAGGAGGCGGTCCTGCTGCCCGGTCGGCCGCGCGGGCCGAAGTCGGCGAAGTGGTCCACCGCGGACCTGGCGCTGATCGACGAGGCCGCGGCCCTGATCGAGCGGCCGGCGACGATGGGCCACATCGTCGTCGACGAGGCCCAGGACCTCAGCCCGATGCAGTGCCGCGCGATCGGCCGGCGCTGCACCAGGGGCTCGCTCACCGTGCTCGGCGACATCGCCCAGGGCACCGGGCCGTGGGCGGTCGGCGACTGGTCGTCGCTGCTGGAGCACCTCGGCCAGCCCGACGCCCACGTGGCGGTGCTCGAGCGCGGGTTCCGGGTCCCGGCCCAGATCATCGACTACGCCGCGCGGCTGCTGCCCCAGATCGCCCCTGGCCTGGGCGCGCCCACCGGGGTGCGCCGCGCACCGGGAGCGCTGCGGGTCACCGAGGCGGCGCGGGACGACCGGCTCGGCGCCCTCGCGCTGGCCTGCCGGGAGGCGCTCAAGGGCGACGGCTCGGTCGGCCTCGTCGCCGCCGACGCCGACGCCGCCGCGATCCACGAGCGCCTGCTCGCCGAGGGCCTGGAGGCCGGGCTGCTCGGCGGGGCCGAGGACGCGCTGGAGGCCACCCGCCTGGTGTGCGTCCCGGCCGCCCTCGCCAAGGGCCTGGAGTTCGACTCGGTCATCGTCGCCGAACCGGCCCGGATCGCCGCGGCCGAGCCGCGCGGGCTGCACCGCCTCTACGTCGCCCTCACCCGCGCGGTCAGCGGCCTGCACATCGTGCACACCGACCCGCTCCCCCAGGCCCTGCGCGACGCCCGCGGTTGA
- a CDS encoding TetR/AcrR family transcriptional regulator encodes MSEDGRQARERPGTHGPVRRLRRAERRGQILDAATRAFARAGFAATGLDDIAAEADITRVLLYRHFDSKAALYRAVLDRACQRLDEQVGVDDFGDDAIPSLLRAAAADPDAFRLLFRHAAREPEFRDLVDALTSASTEITRRNLAGRLPEGPWADWACRLVPALTIEAVIAWLDTGRPDPEAAARRISAAVHGVIDAAGDHPG; translated from the coding sequence ATGAGCGAGGACGGCCGACAGGCACGTGAGCGACCGGGGACGCACGGGCCGGTGCGCCGGCTGCGCCGGGCCGAGCGGCGCGGGCAGATCCTGGACGCCGCCACCCGCGCCTTCGCCCGCGCCGGATTCGCCGCGACCGGCCTGGACGACATCGCCGCCGAGGCCGACATCACCCGGGTGCTGCTCTACCGGCACTTCGACTCCAAGGCGGCCCTGTACCGGGCGGTGCTCGACCGCGCCTGCCAGCGCCTGGACGAGCAGGTGGGCGTCGACGACTTCGGCGACGACGCCATCCCCTCGCTGCTGCGCGCCGCCGCCGCCGATCCCGACGCCTTCCGGCTGCTGTTCCGCCACGCCGCCCGCGAACCGGAGTTCCGCGACCTGGTCGACGCCCTCACCTCGGCCTCCACCGAGATCACCCGCAGGAACCTGGCCGGACGCCTGCCCGAGGGGCCCTGGGCCGACTGGGCCTGCCGGCTGGTCCCGGCCCTGACCATCGAGGCGGTCATCGCCTGGCTCGACACCGGCCGACCCGACCCCGAGGCCGCCGCCCGGCGCATCAGCGCGGCCGTGCACGGCGTGATCGACGCGGCCGGGGACCACCCCGGCTGA